A genomic region of Notamacropus eugenii isolate mMacEug1 chromosome 3, mMacEug1.pri_v2, whole genome shotgun sequence contains the following coding sequences:
- the AHSP gene encoding alpha-hemoglobin-stabilizing protein produces MALLQSNQDVISSALQEYRKLLDQQVFTEPVISEENMITIVDDWIKFYLSYFSKKMMGDQQEQERAMQKLQEELQTSSIPFLDKYRAFLKAL; encoded by the exons ATGGCTCTTCTCCAGTCAAATCAGGATGTCATTTCCTCAGCATTGCAGGAGTATAGGAAATTGCTGGATCAACAG GTTTTCACAGAACCTGTAATCTCTGAAGAAAACATGATCACCATCGTGGATGACTGGATAAAGTTCTACCTTTCATATTTCTCTAAAAAGATGATGGGGGATCAACAGGAACAGGAGAGAGCCATGCAAAAACTGCAAGAGGAGCTTCAgacttcttccatcccctttctgGACAAGTACAGAGCCTTCCTAAAAGCCCTTTGA